From one Lycium ferocissimum isolate CSIRO_LF1 chromosome 5, AGI_CSIRO_Lferr_CH_V1, whole genome shotgun sequence genomic stretch:
- the LOC132057682 gene encoding uncharacterized protein LOC132057682, with product MVFENVEVFRKAVANYAVEYHVQLKLKPNERRSVDKKSGDFMVKTYHPIHKCTPLNKNKMCNAKFISNRFRDRITSQPTIRIWEIQDLVRDQLGLYIGRTICHRAKQIVLNKFMGNWREEFARLCDYAEQIILSNPGNTCIVKTDRESQPGVNLFKYFYVCFDAMKRGWLEGCRKIIGFDGCFLKGAYNLINDLGLGIGDGITVMSDMQNGLLSTLLNLLPNAEHRKCARHIWANWQKDWKGEERRKQFWRVSKASFEVKLREELTKLDKLGKDICEDLLQFNKEHLVRAYFREHSNRDVVENNMCETFNSWILAARHKSIITMLEEIRHKVMNRHVEMRRFAETWITDISPMARVMLEENKKLSNKCEVLWNGLEGLEIKEYEYRFIVHLWNKTCTCRLWQLRGIPCQHAICAFYHLGDEPYNHMEHWYINETFMKVYSYFLDPLPNMKMWPKTNNMKIEPPALKVMPGRPKKKRRKDKDESRKKYGKLSKKGVQMTCSTCHQLGHNKKSCPVTKGGSGRGSGQSSSAQKMPRGSGESSSTQKRPTGSGESVGLKRGRGSGKLSSAQKRPKNAGLGCYINPTTGRTVINPGSSSERVVRHGTMRDSSAVNIDLGFKPPGLKFKDSSNYGCSSTS from the exons ATGGTATTTGAGAATGTTGAAGTATTTAGAAAGGCAGTAGCTAATTATGCTGTTGAATACCATGTTCAGTTGAAACTTAAACCAAATGAGAGAAGAAG TGTTGACAAAAAATCAggggattttatggtgaaaactTACCATCCAATTCACAAGTGCACTCCACTTAACAAGAATAAGATGTGCAATGCTAAGTTCATATCCAACAGATTTAGGGATAGGATCACTTCTCAACCTACTattagaatttgggaaattcAGGACTTGGTTAGAGACCAGTTAGGGTTGTATATTGGTAGAACTATATGTCATAGGGCAAAACAAATAGTGCTTAATAAGTTTATGGGGAATTGGAGGGAGGAGTTTGCAAGACTTTGTGACTATGCAGAGCAAATCATTTTGAGTAATCCTGGTAACACTTGCATAGTGAAAACAGACAGAGAAAGTCAGCCTGGAGTGAATTTATTTAAGTATTTTTATGTTTGTTTTGATGCAATGAAAAGGGGCTGGTTGGAGGGATGCAGGAAAATTATTGGGTTTGATGGTTGCTTCCTAAAAGGTGCATAT AACTTAATCAATGATTTAGGGCTGGGAATTGGAGATGGAATTACAGTAATGTCAGACATGCAAAAC ggATTGTTGAGCACACTTCTAAATCTTTTACCAAATGCTGAGCATAGGAAATGTGCTAGACACATATGGGCTAATTGGCAGAAAGATTGGAAAggtgaagaaagaagaaaacaattcTGGAGGGTCTCTAAAGCATCATTTGAGGTAAAGTTGAGAGAAGAACTTACAAAATTAGATAAACTTGGAAAAGACATCTGTGAAGATTTATTGCAATTTAACAAAGAGCACTTGGTAAGAGCCTATTTTAGGGAACACTCTAACCGTGATGTAGTTGAAAACAATATGTGTGAGACCTTTAATTCCTGGATATTAGCAGCTAGGCATAAGTCTATCATTACCATGCTAGAAGAGATTAGGCATAAAGTAATGAATAGGCATGTTGAAATGAGAAGATTTGCTGAGACATGGATTACTGATATTTCACCTATGGCAAGGGTGATGttggaagaaaacaagaagttgTCTAACAAATGTGAAGTGTTGTGGAATGGGCTAGAAGGGCTTGAGATCAAGGAATATGAATATAGGTTTATTGTACACTTGTGGAACAAAACATGCACTTGTAGGCTGTGGCAGTTAAGAGGAATCCCCTGCCAACATGCAATATGTGCATTCTACCATCTAGGGGATGAACCATATAATCATATGGAACATTGGTATATAAATGAGACATTTATGAAGGTATATTCATACTTTCTTGACCCACTGCCCAACATGAAGATGTGGCCTAAGACTAATAACATGAAGATTGAACCTCCAGCACTAAAAGTAATGCCTGGCagaccaaagaaaaaaagaagaaaggataaagATGAATCAAGAAAGAAGTATGGCAAGCTGTCCAAGAAAGGTGTGCAGATGACATGTTCAACATGTCACCAACTAGGCCATAACAAAAAGTCTTGTCCAGTAACAAAG GGTGGAAGTGGTAGAGGAAGTGGTCAATCAAGCTCTGCACAAAAAATGCCTAGAGGAAGTGGTGAATCAAGCTCTACCCAGAAAAGGCCTACAGGAAGTGGTGAATCAGTTGGGTTGAAAAGGGGTAGAGGAAGTGGTAAATTAAGTTCTGCACAGAAAAGGCCTAAAAATGCAGGCCTTGGATGCTACATAAACCCAACAACTGGAAGAACTGTCATTAAT CCTGGTAGTTCAAGTGAGAGAGTTGTGAGGCATGGGACTATGAGGGACAGCAGTGCAGTCAACATTGATCTTGGATTTAAACCTCCTGGTCTGAAGTTCAAAG ATTCTTCCAACTATGGATGTTCTTCCACAAGTTGA